Below is a genomic region from Scomber scombrus chromosome 3, fScoSco1.1, whole genome shotgun sequence.
GATCTCAAAACCAGCCACCTACACAAATGGTGATCCAACCAAACCCAAACTGCAACCCCTCTGATGGGTGTATTGTCATCCTCGAAGAGACTACTCCCATCAGggtagaaatgtttcatcataagATCAaagtgatcactcagaacaagtTTGTGTTGATTTGCAGTGGCCCTTCCCCGTAAGAAGACACGTGAAGCCAAACCacgccagcaaaatgcccccacCGCATAACACACAGAGTAGGGGTCtagcattcagacctgtaccaGCTTTTCTTTGAATGTGTTACCCGTCTGTATATCAGTGTGTTAGATGCTCGGACACCTACCATCCACTGAGATGAGGTGCAGTATCAGGTGTGCCCCCGTTCTGTCCAGCCCCtgaacatcaaaacacacacacttactaaaGCGCCCAGGTTAGCAAATGATATAGAAATGGACAAAAACGAAAAGACAGCTCACCTTGTCGATAATACATATCGTTCACTGTATTCCCGTAGACTTTCCATGCAAAATGAATCGCGATTAGACTAAAAATTAACCAGCTTAGCAAGATTTTGAATATGGAGACTCTCATGTCATTGGCGAGCCAGTCGGTCACAAACTCGGAGAGAAACGACAGGCAGCTGTCGGCGATGCGGGACAAAAACTCAAAGTTCCACGGTTCCTCCATGGTGTCTGTTTATCCAGCTGTTGGGGTATACACAGAAGAAACTTTCTATCCgctgaataatttaaaaacaaacaccaatCTAGCTAGGTAGCAGAGTACATCCCGCTAAACCATCTCTACCGTTACGATGTTTGTATCAAGGGTTGAGGAATAGGAGATGACGTAGTTACGTGGCGCAGCCCCGCTAGCTCACAACTATGAacatcatg
It encodes:
- the tcta gene encoding T-cell leukemia translocation-altered gene protein homolog; translated protein: MEEPWNFEFLSRIADSCLSFLSEFVTDWLANDMRVSIFKILLSWLIFSLIAIHFAWKVYGNTVNDMYYRQGAGQNGGTPDTAPHLSGWESAAGDTLKTHRD